From the genome of Streptomyces sp. NBC_00523:
ACCGCCCCGCGCTGATCGCCTCGTTCGCCCTGATCGGCGTGAGCTTCCTGTCCACCGCCGCGTTCCACACGGCGATCTGGCAGCTGGTGGCGGCCAAGGTGCTCGCGGGCGCCGGGATCGGCGTGGCGCTCGGCGCGCTGCCCACGGTGATCGCGGAGGCCGGTGCCCCCTCCCGTACGGGGATCACCGCGGCCCTGTACAACAACGTGAAGACCCTGGGCGGGGCGGTCGCCGGAGCGGTCATCGCGGTCATCCTGGCGACCCCGGCGTCCGAGACCGGAAGCGCCGTCCCCGACACCCAGGAGGCGGCGAGCGAGTCCGGGTACGTCACGGTCTGGCTGCTGTGCGCGCTGCTCTCGGCGGGCGCGGCCGTGGCGGCGGCCGCCGCGCGGCGTGGGGCGGCGGATTAACCGGGGCGGGCGGAGCGCCCGGCTTGTCATACTGCTCCGATGACCGACGCACCTGCCCCCGCACTCGACTCACTGGCCGGGCTCGCCTTCGGTGACGCCTTCGGCGACCGCTGGTTCGGCATCCTGCGCCGCGAGGGCGCCGAGGCCCTGGAGGCGCGGACACTGCCCGAGGAGCCCGTGTGGCGGTGGAGCGACGACACCGCGCAGGCGCTGGTCCTGGTCCGCGAACTCGCCGAGGGCGAAGGCGCCGTGGACCAGGACCGGTTCGCCCGGCGCCTCGCCGAGGAGTACGCCGCCGACACACACCGCGGCTACGGCGCCTCGATGCACGACGTGCTGCGCCGGATCGGTGCGGGCGAGCCCTGGCAGGAGCTGGTGTCCGCGCAGTTCGAGGGCATGGGGTCCTGGGGCAACGGGGCGGCGATGCGCGTCGCCCCGCTCGGCGCCTGGCACGCCGCGGACCTGGACACGGCCATGGAGCAGGCCGCCCGCCAGAGCGCGGTCTCGCACCACCACCCGGAGGCCGCCGCCGGGGCGGTGGCGGTTGCCGTGGCCGCGGCGCTGGCCGTGCGCGGCCGGGGCGGTCCGGCGCCCGGGCGCGCCGCGTTCCTCCAGGAGGTCGCCGCGCACCTGTCCGACAGTGAGGTGCGCTCGGGCATCCGGATCGCGTCCCGGATGCCCGCCCGCACCTCGGTCCGCCACGCGGCGGAGGTCCTGGGCTCCGGCTACCGGATGTCCGGGCCGGACACCGTCCCGTTCGCACTGTGGTGCGCGGCGGGGCACCTGGACGACCTGGAGGAGGGGCTGTGGTGCACGGTGGCGGGGCGCGGTGACATCGACACCACCTGCGCCATCGCGGGAGGCGTGATCGCCGCCCGTACCGGCGTCGCCGCCCTGCCCCCGGCCTGGCACACGGCACGCGAGCCGCTGCCGGAGTGGGCGGCGCTCAGCGCCTGACCGCGCGCAGTACGACGAACTTCGGGTCGCCCGCCACCGTCGCGCAGTTGCCGAAGACCCGGCGCAGGGTGGTGTGGTGGCCCAGGTGCCGGTTGGCGACGACCCAGAGCTCGCCGCCCGGGCGCAGGGCGCGCCGGGCCCCGTGGAACATGGTCCGGGCGGTCGCGTCGGTGGTGGCCTGGTGGGAGTGGAACGGCGGGTTGTTGAGGACCAGGTCGGCGCTTCCGGGCTCGGCGTCGGCCAGTCCGTCCCCGACGACGAAGCGCGCCCGGTCGTCCGGCCCGGCGTTGTCGCGGAAGGTCGCCTCGGCCGAGGCCACGGCCTGGTACGACTCGTCCACGAAGGTGAGGGTGGCGTCGGGGTTGGCGAGGGCGGCGGCGAGGCCGAGGACGCCGTTGCCGCAGCCGAGGTCCACGACGCGGTCGGGGCCGCTGCGGTCCGGCAGGTGCTTGAGGAAGAAACGGGTGCCGATGTCGAGCCGGTCGGCGCAGAAGATCCCGGCGTGGTTGGTGACGGTACGCCCGGCGGCCGCCCCGGCATCCGGGGGCAGCGCGTAACGCAGCGGCCAGGGGCTGGGGGTGCGGGGCAGGGCGGGGTCCGGGGTGCAGTGGATGAGCCGGGCCTTGCGGACGGCGAGGGAGGTCCGGGTCGGGCCGATGATGCGCTCGAACAGGCTGAGCGTGGAGGTGTGGATCTCCTTGACCATCCCGGTGCCGACGACGACCGTGCCGGCGTGCACGGCGGGCGCGATGCGGTGGAGCTGGTCCTCCAGGAGCGCGAGGCTCTTCGGCACGCGTACGAGGAGGACGTCGACGCGGTCCGGCGGAGTGTCGCGCGGGGACATGAGGCGCACCGCTCCGGCGGGCAGCCCATTCCGCTCCAGGTTCGCGGCGGTGGCCCGCTGCCCGAGGTAGGAGTCGCTGATCTGTACGGGGTGGTGCGCGGCCAGGACCGTACTCAGGGCGCCCCAGCGGTCGCCGATCACGACGACGTTCCCCGAGACGTCGACCGCCTCCTCCAGGTGCTGGAGCAGATAGGCGTCGGCCGCGTCCCAGGCACGGAACGGGTCGCGGGGGTCCTCGGGGAAGCGGGCGAGGTCGTATCCGGCCTCTGACGTCGTCAAACGGTTCATTGTGCGTTCAGGCTAACCGAGCGGCGCCCGGCGCCCGTACCACGCAGGGGGCGCGACGGCCGTGGCCGCCGCGCCGTACCGCCGGCTACGGCAGTCGCTTGTCCAGGGCCGCCCGGCCCTCCCTGGCCAGGGTGCGCTCCGCCCACTGGAGGTTCGCCGGGGTCAGGTCCCGCCCGGACGCGAGCACCAGGTCCTCGGCGGACGGGTTGTCCGTGGCGCCGGTGTGCAAGAGGTCGTCCGGAGTCAGGCCCCGGGTACTGGATACGGATTCGGACTCGTCGCTCATGCCGCCTCCTTGTCCTTCCCGTCATTCTCGCCCGCCCCCGGCGCTCCCGCATCCGAGACCGGGACGGGGTTCCGGAACGGGTTCCGGGCCCTCACTTGACCTGCACATGATAGATACGTGGGGTTCACACATCGTGACGGTCCGCATGGAAGGCTCCCGCGTACACATAGCGGACACGACCACCGCGGAGCCGTCCCCCACCCCGTGACGGCGCCGCGGTGCGCGTATTCCCGGAGAGGACACCCCACATGTCCCGTCGTCACCTTCCCGCGCGCCACGCACTGCCCGCCGCGCTCGCCGCGCTCGTGGTGTTCAGCGGCACGGCCGCCGCCGCGCCCGTCCCGACGCCACCACCCACCGCCGCCTCCGCGCTCTCCGCGCTGGACGACACGTACTACCAGGACGCGACCGGCAAGACCGGCGCCGCGCTGAAGAGCGCCCTGCACACGATCATCAGCGACCAGAGCAAGCTCACCTACAGCCAGGTCTGGGACGCCCTGAAGGACACCGACGAGGACCCGGCGAACTCCTCGAACATCATCGAGCTGTACACCGGGCGCTCCGAGCCGAAGAGCAACAACGGCGGCAGCACCGGCCAGTGGAACCGCGAACACGTCTGGGCCAAATCCCACGGCGACTTCGGCACGGCCACCGGCCCCGGCACCGACATCCACCACCTGCGCCCGTCCGACGTCCAGGTCAACTCCACGCGCGGCAACAAGGACTTCGACAACGGCGGTACGGAGCTGAGCGACGCCCCGGGCAACTACACCGACTCCGACTCCTTCGAACCGCGCGACGCGGTCAAGGGCGACGTGGCGCGGATGATCCTCTACATGGCCGTGCGCTACGAGGGCGACGACGCGTTCCCCGACCTGGAGCCCAACGACAGCGTGTCCAACGGCTCCTCACCGCACATCGGCCGGCTCTCCGTACTCAAGGCATGGAGCGAGCAGGACCCGCCGGACACCTTCGAGAAGCGGCGCAACGACGTCATATACGAGGACTACCAGCACAACCGGAACCCGTTCGTGGACCACCCCGAGTGGGTGGAGGCCATCTGGTGACGGACCCGCGCCTCTGACACCGGCCGCCGGCCGTCAGCTCCGCTCCGCCTGGGCGATCCGGGGGAACGACTTGACGCCGGCGGCCTTGCGGCTGTTGGCGTGCTGGCTGACGGTCTTGTCGGTCGGCGCGTCCGGGAAGCCGAGCACCACGGAGTCCAGCACCTTGCCCGACGCATCCACGAACTCGACGCGCACGGCGAAGAACGCTTCCTCGCCGCTCCGGTTGGTCACCCGCACCAGGGCGCTGCGGAACTTCTCCCCGGACTGGACGGCGATGCCGTTGACGGAGACGTCGTCCACCGCGTTGCCCTTGCCCTCGACACCCTTGAGGGTCGCCGCGGCCTTCTGCCGGTTGCGCTCGGCGTCGGCGGAGACGGAGGCGGCGAACTCGTCCGGGGTGCGCTCGCTACGGGTCGGGCTCGGGCTCGCCGTCGGCTCGGCCGAGAGCGTGCGGGTGCTTCTGGCCGTACCCGGCGACGAGGTGTCGGAGTCACCGCAGGCGGCCGCCCCGGCGACGAGCACCGCGACGAGTACGGCGGGGGTCAGGCCGCGGAAGGCGCAGCCTCGGAAGGGGCGCCGCGCGGGGCCGGTCCGGTTCACAAACGCTCCGTCCACGAAGCGGGCACGGAGAAGCAGCGCTTCCCGCACCCGGGATGACCAACTCGCCCATATTACGATCAAAAGGTATGAATTGACTCGTTGAATCACCCGCCCCGCACGCAGTGCGCGCAATTCCCCGGGAGGGAACTGATGGACACGGACGCCCTGACCGCCGGCCTGCTGCAGGAGCTCCGCCGGAGCAGGCCCTATCCCGCCCTGTCCCTGACCATGCCGACCCACCGGCGCGCCCCGGACAACGCCCAGGACGCCGTACGGCTGCGCAACCTGCTGTCGGAGGCCCACAACCGGCTGGAGGCCGACCCGCAGGCCGACCGGGAGACCTGTGCCGCGATCAAGCGGCAGCTCGACCGCGCGGCCGGTGAACTCGACCAGCGCCGGGCCCTGGACGCGCTGGTGCTCCTCGCCACCGCCGACGAGTACCAGATCTGGCGGCTGCCGCGTACCGCACCCGAACGGGTGGTGCTGAGCGACAGCTACCTCACCCGCAACCTGGTCGCCGCGAAGGCGCAGGCCCGCCCCTTCTGGGCGCTGACCGTGGCCGCCGACCACGCCGCCCTCTTCAGCGGCACCACCGAGTCCGCGCAGGAGGCCCACGTCGGCGGCTTCCCGCTGGCCGCCCCGCGCGAGGAGTTCAACCCGCAGCGCATGGAGCAGATCGGGGACACGGCGAGCAACTTCGCCAGCGAGGACACCCGCAACTTCCTGCGCACGGTGGACGAGAAGCTGCGCGCCGTCCTGGCCACCGACCCCCGCCCGCTGTACCTGGTGGGCATCGCACCGGCGCTCGCACTGTTCGACGAGGTCAGCGAGTGCGCCAAGGACGCGGTCGGCCGGGTCACCAAGGGCGCGCCCGCCGACAACGCGCCCCGCGACCTGCTCACCGAGCTGCGCCCGGCCCTGGACGCGCGGCGCGAGCACTTCGCGAAGGAGATCGAGGGGCGGCTGGACGCGGCGCGCGGCCGCAAGGCGTTCGCCGGCGGTCTGGACGAGGTGTGGGCCGCGGTGCGCGAGGGCCGCGCCGGTCTGGTGGCCGTGGAGGAGCACTACCAGCAGACGGTACGGGTCGACCAGGAGCACCTGAAGCCGGTGACCGACGACGTGGTGGACCCGTCCGACGCGAGCGTCCGCGAGGACGTCGTGGACGAACTGGTCGAGGCGGCGCTGGACAGCGGCGCGGAGGTGTTCTTCGTCGCGGACGACTCGCTGAAGGGGCACGGCCGCATCGCGGCCGAACTGCGCTTCTGAGCCCGCGCGGTACGCGGTGAGGGCCCGGACGAGGATTCTCGTCCGGGCCCTCACCGTGTGCCTGGGGCGGCTCAGCCCTCCCAGGTCCAGTCGGCGACCTCGGGCAGGTCGGTGCCGTGTTCGCGGATCCAGGCGTGGTGGCGGGTGCGGGTGTCGGCCATCTCCTGCCGCACCGCCACGGCGCGTACGCCCAGGCCGGGCACCCGGTCGATGACGTCCATGACCAGCCGGTAGCGGTCGAGGTCGTTGCGGACGACCATGTCGAAGGGCGTGGTGGTCGTGCCCTCCTCCTTGTAGCCCCGCACGTGCAGTTCGCCATGGCCGCTACGGCGGTAGGCCAGCCGGTGGATCAACCACGGGTAGCCGTGGTAGGCGAAGATGACCGGCCTGTCCCGGGTGAACAGCGCGTCGTACTCGGAGTCCGGCATGCCGTGCGGGTGCTCGGAGTGCGGCATGAGCCGGGCCATGTCGACCACGTTGACCACCCGCACGGCCAGCTCCGGCAGATGGCGCCGGAGCAGCTGGGCCGCCGCCAGTGTCTCCAGCGTGGGTACGTCACCGGCGCAGGCGAGGACGACGTCGGGCTCCCGGCTGCCGTCCTCCGTGCCCGCCCACTCCCAGAGACCGGCGCCGCGCGCGCAGTGCACCCGGGCTTGGTCGAGGGTGAGCCAGTCGAAGCTGGGCTGCTTGCCGGCCACGATGACGTTGACGTAGTCCCGGCTGCGCAGGGCGTGGTCCGCGACGGAGAGCAGGGTGTTGGCGTCCGGCGGCAGGTAGACGCGTACGACTTCGGGGCTCTTGTTGAGGATGTGGTCCACGAAGCCCGGGTCCTGGTGCGAGAAGCCGTTGTGGTCCTGGCGCCAGACGTGCGAGGTGAGCAGGTAGTTCAGCGAGGCGATGGGGCGGCGCCAGGCGAGGCGGCGCGAGGTGCGCAGCCACTTGATGTGCTGGTTGACCATCGAGTCCACGATGTGCGCGAAGGCCTCGTAGCAGGAGAACAGCCCGTGCCGCCCGGTCAGCAGATAGCCCTCCAGCCAGCCCTGGCACAGGTGCTCGGACAGGACCTCCATGACCCGGCCGTCGCGCTCCAGGTGCTCGTCCGTCGGCAGGGTGCGGGCCTGCCACGCCTTGCCGCTGACCTCGTACACCGCGTCGAGCCGGTTGGACGCCGTCTCGTCCGGGCCCACGAGCCGGAAGTCCCTGTGGTCCGCCGTCGCCGCCATGACCGCTTCGAGGAGACCGCCCAGGACGCGGGTGGGCTCGCGGAGCGTGGTGCCGGGGCGGTCGACGGGGACGGCGAACCCGTCGAGGTCCGGGACGGGCAGGTCGCGCAGGAGCAGGCCGCCGTTGGCGTACGGGCTGGCGCCGAGGCGGGCGGCGCCCTCGGGGACACAGGCCAGCACCTGTGCGGTCGGGCGGCCCTCGGCGTCGAAGAGTTCGTCCGGCCGGTAGGACCGCATCCACGCCTCCAGCTGGCGCAGATGGTCCGGGTTGTCGCGGACGCCGGGCAGCGGGACCTGGTGGGCGCGCCAGGTGCCTTCCACGGGCAGTCCGTCGACCTCGGCGGGCCCGGTCCAGCCCTTCGGGGTGCGCAGCACGATCATCGGCCAGCGCGGGCGTTCGGTCTCACCGCCGGTGCGGGCGGCGGCCTGGATCTCCGCGATGCGGTCGGCGGCGCGGTCCATGGCGAGAGCCATCGCCCGGTGCACGGCGCGGGGTTCGTCGCCCTCCACGTACAGCGGGTCGTGTCCGTAGCCGCGCAGCAGGGCGTCGAGCTCGGTGTGCGGGAGACGGGCGAGGACCGTGGGGTTGGCGATCTTGTAGCCGTTGAGGTGGAGGACCGGCAGGACGGCCCCGTCGTGGACCGGGTCGAGGAACTTGTTGGCGTGCCAGGACCCGGCGAGCGGTCCGGTCTCCGCCTCGCCGTCGCCGATGACGCAGGTGACCAGCAGTTCGGGGTGGTCGAGGGCGGCGCCGTAGGCGTGGGCGAGGGAGTAGCCGAGTTCGCCGCCCTCGTGGATGGAGCCGGGGGTCTCGGGGGCGACGTGGCTGGGGACGCCGCCGGGGAACGAGAACTGCTTGAACAGCAGGCCCATGCCTGCCGCGTCCCTGCTGACGTCCGGGTACACCTCCGAGTAGCTGCCCTCCAGCCAGGAACCGGCGAGGACGGCGGGCCCGCCGTGGCCGGGTCCCCAGATGCAGAGCGCCGGTGTTCCGCGCGCGCCGATGAGGCGGTTGAGGTGGGTGTACACGAGGTTGAGCCCGGGCGAGGTGCCCCAGTGTCCGAGCAGCCGGGGCTTGATGTGCTCGGGGGCGAGCGGCCGGGTCAGCAGGGGGTTGTCCATCAGGTAGATCTGCCCGACGGCCAGGTAGTTGGCGGCCCGCCAGTGCGCGTCCAGCGCGTCGAGCTCCTGGTCGGACGGGCCGGGCCGCGGTGGGGCGTCGCTCATGGTGACCTCTCGGCGGGGCGGGTTCGGGGGCGGGGGCGGGACGTCGCGGGCACGGTCACCGGGGTTCGGAGCCGTACCAGACGGTGGTGGCGTTGCAGAACTCGCGGATGCCGTGTCCGGCGAGCTCGCGCCCGTAGCCCGAGCGCTTCACTCCGCCGAAGGGCAGCGCGGGGTGGGAGGCGGTCATGCCGTTGAAGAAGACGCCGCCGGCCTGGAGGTCCCGGACGCAGCGGTCGGCCTCGTCGGCGTCGCGGGTCCAGACGTTGGAACTGAGCCCGAAGGAGGTGTCGTTGGCGAGCTCGACGGCCTGGTCCAGGCTGTCCACGCGGTAGAGCGTGGCGACCGGGCCGAAGGTCTCCTCGCGGTGGATGCGCATCTCGGGCGTGATGCCGGCGAGGACGGTGGGCGCGTAGAACCAGCCGTTCTCCAGGCCGCCGCCCAAGCCCTCGGGGCGTCCGCCGCCGCACAGCACCTCGGCACCCCGGTCCACCGCGTCGTCCACCAGCTCCGCGAGGTCCGCGCGGCCCTGTTCCATGGCGATCGGGCCGATGTCGGTGGACTCCTCCAGCGGGTCGCCCACGGTCAGCTGCCGCATGCCGACGGTGAAGCGCTCGGCGAACTCCTCATAGACCTGGGTGTGCACGATGAACCGCTTGGCGGCGATGCACGACTGGCCGTTGTTCTGGGCGCGGGCGGTGACGGCGGTGCGGGCGGCCTTGGCGACGTCCGCGGAGGGGAGGACCAGGTAGGGGTCGCTGCCGCCGAGTTCGAGGACGGTGTGCTTGACCTCGTCACCGGCGATGGCGGCGACGGAGCGGCCGGCCGGTTCGCTGCCGGTGAGCGTCGCGGCCACCACCCGGCGGTCGCGCAGGATGCCCTCGACGGCCTTGGAGCCGACCAGCAGGGTCTGGAAGCAGCCGGCCGGGAACCCGGCGCGGTGGAAGAGGTCGCCGAGGTAGAGCGCGGTCTGCGGCACGTTCGAGGCGTGCTTCAGCAGGCCCGTATTGCCCGCCATCAGGGCGGGGGCGGCGAAGCGCACGACCTGCCAGAGCGGGAAGTTCCACGGCATCACGGCGAGGACCGGGCCGAGCGGCCGGTAGCGGACGTACGCGCGCACCGCGCCGGAGTCCTTCACATCGGCGGCGGTGGGGTGCTCGTCGGCGAGCAGTTCCTCGGCGCGGGCGGCGTACCAGCGCATCGCCTTGGCGCACTTCGCGGCCTCGGCGCGAGCGGCCGTGACGGGCTTGCCCATTTCCAGGGTCATGGTGCGCGCGATGTCCTGCTGGTCCTCGTCCAGGAGGTCGGCGGCCCGGTTGAGCAGCCGGGCCCGTTCGGCGAACGTGGTGGTGCGGTAGTCACGGAAGGCGGCGTGGGCCGCGGCGATCCGCTTCTCGATCTCGTCGTCGTTCAGCGCGTCGAACGTCCTGAGCGTCTCGCCGTTCGCGGGATTGACCGTCGCGATGGGCATGACTGTGGCCTCCTTGCCTCGGTACTTCGACCGTGCCGCGCGGCGGGCCCGCCCGCAACGCGGGCCGTGACACGGCGCGGCCCCCGGCACCGCATACCCGGCCGGCGCGGATCATGCATGCTCGGGACATGTGATCCGCGCCGGCCGGGGGCCTGCGGTGGGGCGGGGGCGGGGCCATACGTCTCAGACGAGCGCCGGGGCGGCGTCGGCGACGGGGACGGTCTCGTCGGCGGCCGGGACCGGCTCGGGGATCTCCGCGACCGCGGCCGGCGGGCGGCGGAACTCGCGGACGCCGGGCAGCGGCGGCAGCGGCACCAGCTCGATGTGCTGCGGCTCCTGGGCGTACCGGGTGAACCAGACGACCTTGCCGTCGGCGGTCCGGCAGGTGCCCCAGCTGTCACTGAGGGCCATGACCCGGCTCAGGCCGCCGCCCTCGTGGAGCAGCCGCGGCATCTCGGAGCCGTTGTCGGCGACGGAGACCGTGAGGTGCCGTCCGGACCACCGGAGTTCGACGACGCAGCGGTTGTCGTCACCGACATGCCGGTGGACATTGGTCAGCAGCTCCTCCACGGCACGGCACACGGGCCGTACGTGGAGTTCGAGACTCCAGTGGCGCAGGTGGGCCGCGACTATGCGTCGCAGCTGGTCCACACGGTCTGCGGAAACCTGAAGTTCGACCAGATAGTGCCGGTCGAGTGGAACGGTCATCGTCGAGGCTCCTCACATCGAGGCCCACGACTTCGCCTCGTTGAACCAACGACCCCCGAATACGAAGAGTGAGCAGATGTCTCTTCTGGGTCACTCCACAGGGTGACCCCGCTGGGCCGGTCGCGCAACATATCGGGCCGCGCACCCGGGGTGACCGGCGCTTTCGCGTCAGGCCAGGTGGGTGAGCACCCGGTCGGGTGTGAGGGGCAGGGTGCGCAGCCGGACTCCGGTCGCGTGCCGGAAGGCGTTCCCGACAGCCGCGGCGGCGCCGACGATGCCGATCTCGCCGATGCCCTTGCTGCCCATGGGGTTGAGGTGGGGGTCGTCCTCCTCGATCCAGTGCGCGTCGACAGCGGCCACGTCGGCGCAGACGGGGACGTGGTAGGAGGCGAGGTCGCACTCGGTGAAGTCACCGTAGACCGGGTCCATGGTGGAGCCCTCGGTGAGCGCCATGCCGATGCCCATGGTCATGCCGCCGATGAACTGGGAGCGGGCGGTACGGGAGTTGAGGATGCGGCCGGCCGCGAAGACGCCGAGCATCCGGCGCACCCGGACCTCTCCGGTGCGGGTGTCGACGGCGACCTCGGCGAAGTGCGCCCCGAAGGCGTGCCGGGCGTACGGGGATTCCTCGGCGGTCTCCTCGGTGGTGTCGGCGGCGACGGTCACCCCTTCGGCGGGCAGCGGCCCGCCGCGCGCGGCGAGCTGTTCCGCGAGCCCGGAGGCGGCCTTGTGCACGGCCCAGCCCCAGGAGGCGGTGCCGGATGAGCCGCCGGCCAGCGAGGCGTCGGGCAGGTCGCTGTCACCGATGTCGATGGCCACCTCGTCCAGCGGTGCGCCCAGCACCTCGGCGGCGATCTGCGCGAGGACGGTACGGGCGCCGGTTCCGATGTCGGTGGCGTTGACGGCGATCCGGTAGGTGCCGTCGGGGGCCGCGTGCGCGGTGGCGTGGCCCGGGCTGACGTAGACGGGGTACGTGGCCGAGGCGACGCCCGTGCCGAGCAGCAGGGCGCCCTGGCGGCGGACGCCGGGGGCGGGATCGCGGTCCGCCCAGCCGAAGCGTGCGGCGCCCTCGCGCAGACAGGCGGCCAGGCCCCGGCTGCTGAAGGGCTTGCCGGAGTCGGGTTCGTCGGCCGGGTCGTTGCGCAGCCGCAGGTCGACCGGGTCGACGCCGAGTTCCGCCGCGAGTTCGTCCATGGCGGATTCGAGGGCGTACATCCCGGGAGCCTCGCCCGGGGCGCGCATCCACGACGGGCTGGGCACGTCGAGGGCGGTGACCCGGTGCGTGGTGCGGCTGTGCGGTGAGCCGTACATGACGCGGGCGGGCACGGCGGCCTGCTCCACGAACTCCTTGATCCGGGAGGTGTGGGTGATGATCTCCTGGGCGACCGAGGTGAGGGTGCCGTCGGCCTCGGCGCCGAGCCTGACGCGCTGCACGGTGGGCGCCCGGTGTCCGACGAGCGCGGGCATCTGGCGCCTGGGCAGGACGAGTTCGACGGGGCGGCCGGTGTGCAGGGCGGCCATCGCGGCGAGCACGGACTGCGGGCGCGGGGTTCCCTTGGAGCCGAAGCCGCCGCCGACGTGCTCGGAGACGGCGGTGATCCGGTCGGCCCCGATGCCGAAGGCGGCGGCGAGGCTGTCGCGCACCTTGGTGGCGCCCTGGCTGGAGTCGTACACGGTGAGGTGCCCGTCGGGCGCCCAGTGGGCGGTCGAGGCGTGGGGCTCCATGGGGTGGTTGTGCAGCGCCTCCAGGGTGTACGTGGCGTCCACGCGTACGGGCGACGCCTCGAAGGCCCGGTCGAAGTCGCCGCGCTCGCGCACCGCCGGGTAGCCGCCGTTGGCCTGTTCCGGGGTGTAGAGGCCCGCGTGGTCCTCGGTGAGCACGACGTCGTGCGGGGTCGTCTCGTAGGTGATGTGCAGGGCGGCCGCACCGGCCCGGGCGCTCGCGAGGCTGTCGGCGACGACGAGCGCGACGGGCCAGCCCCGGTGGGGCACCCGGTCGTCCTGGAGGACGGCGAGGATCGGGTCGTCCGGCTCGGCCAGGCGCGGCGCGTTGTCGTGGGTGAGGACGCTGTGGACGCCGGGGTGGGCGAGGGCGTCGACGGTGCGGACGGCGGTGACCCGGCCGGACGGCACGGTGGCGGGCACCGGCCAGGCGTACAGGCAGCCGGGCAGGCCGCGTTCGGCGGCGTAGCGCGCGGCGCCGGTCACCTTGGCGCGGCCCTCGCGGCGGACGGCGGGCGCGCCGAGCGGCTGGGGGGCGTGGCTCATGGCGGGATCCTCGGCTCTTCAGGTGCGGGCGGTGAGTGCGGCGAGGGCGTCGACGGCCAGGTGCCGGGCGAGGCGGACCTTGAACGCGTTGTCGCGCAGCGGGCGGGCCTGGGCCAGCTCGGCGTCGGCGGCCCGCAGGAAGGTCGCGTCGGTGGCGGGCGCGCCGCGCAGGATCTCCTCGGCGGCGCGGGCGCGCCAGGGGCGGTGGGCGAGCCCGCCGAACGCGAGCGCCGCGTGCTCGACGCGCCCGTCGCGTACCCGCAGGACGGCGGCGACGGAGGCCAGCGCGAAGGCGTACGAGGCGCGGTCGCGGGCCTTGCGGTAGAGGGAGACCGTGCCGTGGGCCAGGGGCGGC
Proteins encoded in this window:
- a CDS encoding baeRF3 domain-containing protein, producing the protein MDTDALTAGLLQELRRSRPYPALSLTMPTHRRAPDNAQDAVRLRNLLSEAHNRLEADPQADRETCAAIKRQLDRAAGELDQRRALDALVLLATADEYQIWRLPRTAPERVVLSDSYLTRNLVAAKAQARPFWALTVAADHAALFSGTTESAQEAHVGGFPLAAPREEFNPQRMEQIGDTASNFASEDTRNFLRTVDEKLRAVLATDPRPLYLVGIAPALALFDEVSECAKDAVGRVTKGAPADNAPRDLLTELRPALDARREHFAKEIEGRLDAARGRKAFAGGLDEVWAAVREGRAGLVAVEEHYQQTVRVDQEHLKPVTDDVVDPSDASVREDVVDELVEAALDSGAEVFFVADDSLKGHGRIAAELRF
- a CDS encoding NADP-dependent succinic semialdehyde dehydrogenase produces the protein MPIATVNPANGETLRTFDALNDDEIEKRIAAAHAAFRDYRTTTFAERARLLNRAADLLDEDQQDIARTMTLEMGKPVTAARAEAAKCAKAMRWYAARAEELLADEHPTAADVKDSGAVRAYVRYRPLGPVLAVMPWNFPLWQVVRFAAPALMAGNTGLLKHASNVPQTALYLGDLFHRAGFPAGCFQTLLVGSKAVEGILRDRRVVAATLTGSEPAGRSVAAIAGDEVKHTVLELGGSDPYLVLPSADVAKAARTAVTARAQNNGQSCIAAKRFIVHTQVYEEFAERFTVGMRQLTVGDPLEESTDIGPIAMEQGRADLAELVDDAVDRGAEVLCGGGRPEGLGGGLENGWFYAPTVLAGITPEMRIHREETFGPVATLYRVDSLDQAVELANDTSFGLSSNVWTRDADEADRCVRDLQAGGVFFNGMTASHPALPFGGVKRSGYGRELAGHGIREFCNATTVWYGSEPR
- a CDS encoding phosphoketolase family protein, yielding MSDAPPRPGPSDQELDALDAHWRAANYLAVGQIYLMDNPLLTRPLAPEHIKPRLLGHWGTSPGLNLVYTHLNRLIGARGTPALCIWGPGHGGPAVLAGSWLEGSYSEVYPDVSRDAAGMGLLFKQFSFPGGVPSHVAPETPGSIHEGGELGYSLAHAYGAALDHPELLVTCVIGDGEAETGPLAGSWHANKFLDPVHDGAVLPVLHLNGYKIANPTVLARLPHTELDALLRGYGHDPLYVEGDEPRAVHRAMALAMDRAADRIAEIQAAARTGGETERPRWPMIVLRTPKGWTGPAEVDGLPVEGTWRAHQVPLPGVRDNPDHLRQLEAWMRSYRPDELFDAEGRPTAQVLACVPEGAARLGASPYANGGLLLRDLPVPDLDGFAVPVDRPGTTLREPTRVLGGLLEAVMAATADHRDFRLVGPDETASNRLDAVYEVSGKAWQARTLPTDEHLERDGRVMEVLSEHLCQGWLEGYLLTGRHGLFSCYEAFAHIVDSMVNQHIKWLRTSRRLAWRRPIASLNYLLTSHVWRQDHNGFSHQDPGFVDHILNKSPEVVRVYLPPDANTLLSVADHALRSRDYVNVIVAGKQPSFDWLTLDQARVHCARGAGLWEWAGTEDGSREPDVVLACAGDVPTLETLAAAQLLRRHLPELAVRVVNVVDMARLMPHSEHPHGMPDSEYDALFTRDRPVIFAYHGYPWLIHRLAYRRSGHGELHVRGYKEEGTTTTPFDMVVRNDLDRYRLVMDVIDRVPGLGVRAVAVRQEMADTRTRHHAWIREHGTDLPEVADWTWEG
- a CDS encoding endonuclease I family protein is translated as MSRRHLPARHALPAALAALVVFSGTAAAAPVPTPPPTAASALSALDDTYYQDATGKTGAALKSALHTIISDQSKLTYSQVWDALKDTDEDPANSSNIIELYTGRSEPKSNNGGSTGQWNREHVWAKSHGDFGTATGPGTDIHHLRPSDVQVNSTRGNKDFDNGGTELSDAPGNYTDSDSFEPRDAVKGDVARMILYMAVRYEGDDAFPDLEPNDSVSNGSSPHIGRLSVLKAWSEQDPPDTFEKRRNDVIYEDYQHNRNPFVDHPEWVEAIW
- a CDS encoding ADP-ribosylglycohydrolase family protein, whose translation is MTDAPAPALDSLAGLAFGDAFGDRWFGILRREGAEALEARTLPEEPVWRWSDDTAQALVLVRELAEGEGAVDQDRFARRLAEEYAADTHRGYGASMHDVLRRIGAGEPWQELVSAQFEGMGSWGNGAAMRVAPLGAWHAADLDTAMEQAARQSAVSHHHPEAAAGAVAVAVAAALAVRGRGGPAPGRAAFLQEVAAHLSDSEVRSGIRIASRMPARTSVRHAAEVLGSGYRMSGPDTVPFALWCAAGHLDDLEEGLWCTVAGRGDIDTTCAIAGGVIAARTGVAALPPAWHTAREPLPEWAALSA
- a CDS encoding methyltransferase encodes the protein MNRLTTSEAGYDLARFPEDPRDPFRAWDAADAYLLQHLEEAVDVSGNVVVIGDRWGALSTVLAAHHPVQISDSYLGQRATAANLERNGLPAGAVRLMSPRDTPPDRVDVLLVRVPKSLALLEDQLHRIAPAVHAGTVVVGTGMVKEIHTSTLSLFERIIGPTRTSLAVRKARLIHCTPDPALPRTPSPWPLRYALPPDAGAAAGRTVTNHAGIFCADRLDIGTRFFLKHLPDRSGPDRVVDLGCGNGVLGLAAALANPDATLTFVDESYQAVASAEATFRDNAGPDDRARFVVGDGLADAEPGSADLVLNNPPFHSHQATTDATARTMFHGARRALRPGGELWVVANRHLGHHTTLRRVFGNCATVAGDPKFVVLRAVRR